Within the Medicago truncatula cultivar Jemalong A17 chromosome 4, MtrunA17r5.0-ANR, whole genome shotgun sequence genome, the region AGTTGAGTATGCAGGTTTCATATGAAAGGATAGTCCTCAAATTCATCTATACCTTGAGCTCTATCCAATATCAAGCCccaaaaaattcaaagtttgatTGTAAAaacaaagaccaaaatgccATATGTTCAAAAACTAGCTAAGAAATTCAAAACTAAGGGATAAAGGAAGTACCAAAGGTGGCGTCTCAGTCGATATCAATTCTAGAGAATACATGGCATGTAACAATTGTTGggttttttagaaaataagggTACGGTTTTTTAGTTGGAAAATTCTTgagtttgttattttattagttttgtgCTGTCATCTGTGATGACCATGGAAATGACGGAGAACAATTCTAGATTGAAGAAATACGCTCCTCACCGACTTCATTGATAGCATCTGAAGTGGAGATAATGAAAGAGAAGGAAAAGGGTAAAGAAAATAGGGGAAATTTTACATAGATGCAGCATTATAAGATCTGATAGACTTGCAAAATTAAAATGTGATCTATCTTAGACCTCCTATAATGATGTTCCACAATAGCGGCAGCCTAAAACTTGAACAAATAGACACTATCAATTTGAACTGCTTTAAAGCTGTAATATCTAAAGATAATTTTTCAGTCACATCTTTTTATTAAGACCCCATCTATCTATGCAGTGAATTgaccaaacaaaaaatagatgCCCCAATGGATGGGTCTGCATCACAAGTAAAGCTATCCACTCTCGGGAGAATTTATCCAAATAAAATGGAATGATTGGCATGGGTGTGGATTAAGGGAAGGACCAAAACTTGTCCATTGATTCACACAGAAATCCCTAACTCGGAGATCTTCATTATCCGTTTGTCCAGCACAGATCTCTGCCGCTTCAAACTTGAAGCCAAAGACGCAACCTGGTTATGTTTTTGTGGTGGACAAGAAACAGTAAGTAATTTCAAGTTACAGCACGTTTGGAAAACAAAGAATACAGAGTCATAGACTTGCCTCAGCTCGAAGTGTCAGGGCTTCACGGCTAGGTATATCCCGCAGCCTGTCTATTAAATCTACAGCATGATAATAGAGTGTAAATTTCAAAGCAGTAGCTCGGGCTTATTATTAAATATCATGACACATCCCCAAAGCAAATATGAAAGggataaaataatcataaaaggAGCCCCTGctttttattagtaaaaaacATCTGACCACACAAAAGGagacatgaaattaattaagttaGTTTTTATATAGCATACCAGTAGCTCGGGCTTCAGCCTTGTATGATGATTTTGCCAGGCGTTGTAATTGGGCTCCAGTGTTCCTACGAATCATTGGAGTAAAACATTCAGGCATACGTCAACTATAATCAAGTAACTCATACGTCCTTTCATTGACTGACTAATAATACATACATTAGTTCGCTGTGCCCATATTTCATTTCCTTCTCAGCAAGAGCTGTCCTTTGAAGCAATTTTATGCTCTCCTTCTTTAGCAAATCTACTGAAAGGTTCAAGTCCTTCACATTCTTCTCTGCACTTGCATACCGTGCCTTCACAGGTATTAATGCAAAAAGGTGAAACAAACAACAGAATTTTAAGACACAACTGTCTAAGATCTCAAGATACAATGTCCTAAATATTAAGCTACAATATAATGAAAAAGCATATTAAGATTTATATCACAGATGAAGAGATGTAAGAACGTAGGTTAGGGATCTTGATTGTTCCACTGAATAATACCTCCTCACTTTGAAATCGACCCAATGTGTGGCGGAACAGAAATCTTCTCGGACCTGCAAGAAGATTAagtactttaaaataaaataacatacaaGAAAATTACAAATTCATTTGACTTGAGAcagaaaaacacacacacacacactaggTAAGACTGGTTTGAATCATAATGCAATATTATAGTACAAAAGTCGTAATGATCACATTTCCCAAGATATGCATTAACAGCAACAATCAGGTTATACCTGACCAAGTGGGATCAGCAGCATGGATCAATCAATGCcattataaaaggaaaatttgaGCAAGgtcttttttattggtttattCTAAAGTTTTTATTAATGAGAAAACTTAGACTAGGGGAGGCACACACCCATGTAAAATTATGGAGAACCACCAACCTCAGCGAGGCAATGAAATTTACGTTTACCAACTGGAGAATTCGACTATTCTAAAGTTTTAATAGGTATTCCCctgtttattttaattgatcCCCATTGTCTCGCAATCACATCCTCTTCACCTTAAAAGAAACTTGTCCTAGAGTTTTCAGCTAAATCATGAAATCTTCCActccaaaattaaatatttaatgaaaatttgataaGTTAAATATTCAATCATGAACATGAATATttgaaaaatcttaaaatcatttCCTGACTTCTTCTCTGAATTTTGAGAAATCAGGATCCTTTCCATACTAGCTTGATCAATCAGTTTTTGAAAGTATCGAATGAAGCATATCTGACTGAataaagtaaaatcaaaattttctaactctgaaaattttaaaaggtaTGGATCCAAAAATTTGTGTTCACCTCTTAAATTTGCAGGATTATATTATGAACAATTTTCCGGAGCCATTGATATGGCATGTTATCTTCCACTTGTAGAGTGTTTTCTTGATTGGATCAATGAAAAATGCATTTATTGGCTGAACTATTGATGTGATTAATCAGGTTCCTTTTGAGGATCCATAATTTATCTGGATATCATAGATCAGTTTAAAAGTCCTTTCTATAATGCTATCTTACTTAAGACTACTTTCCAAATTGCCTATAAGGTCAAGGTTGCCTTTTTATGTATTAGGCAGGCTCTCTCCACACGATGCTTGCGACTTCAAAGCATTTTTTTTCCCCTTCTGAAAGGACTTCAAAGTGTGTTTAAACATGACAAATCTTCAATAACATGTGTTAGGAACCCACAGTGGAAAACAGAAAAAGGAAAAGGGTGACTTCACTGTTTTCTCAATGTTAACATGTGTTGCATAGGTACGGGTACGGTACTCGCCACTCGGTATGATATGGGTACAGGTACGAGAatacggttttttttttttttaaaaaaaaaggtacggGTACGTCAATAAAAAACACGAGTTTTGATATGATATAACATGAAAGAGCTAAATTGttcaattcacaacaaaaacatcatactccctccgtcctaaattgtatgtcgctttagggaaaaaaaattgtcccaaattatatgtcgctttacaataccaatgcaacattaatgttacttttcctattataaccttaactatttattactatctcttctttcaattatttcatttatctttcccatgttatttattaaggacaattttgtaaaacaactcataatatctttttttccacacaatattaattgcatttcttaatatgtgtgaaatgcccaaaacgtcatacaatttgggacggagggagtagtaaactgtaaaagtttaaaaagtcaaaaactgTGTTTGGTTACAATAACAaagaaattcaaatatacaAGTAATATTGTATTATTACGTTAAtatatgagaaaaacacaaatttcaCTCTAAACAAAATAACGAGAAAAAATGGAGTACCGAACAAGTACCGTACGCGTACCAGTACCTGGTACGTACCCAATATAAGTGCTTCACCGTTTTACAAGTACCCATGCTACACAGATGTTAACAAATCTCAATGATCCTTCGACTCTACCCTTGCATCTCACTATTTATTGTGGAACTTGTTCCCCCTACTAACTTGCTAATTGCTGCAACGATCCCTAACTAATTATCCAGTCTCTTCTGCTATAACAGTATGTCACAACAAATCTAATTCTGCTCTAATAAGTCTCACCatggttttaatttttaatatcacTTACTGCAAGGAACACAGGAACAGCAGCTTCTTAATAGACTCGTGGTTAAAATCTGGGAGTATATATCATATGAAAGCTTAATACAAGTTCCAGGGGCTATTATACCAGGTTATCTGTAATACTGTATATTACTGAGGCCAACCTAAATTATATATAGTCAAACTTGGCTATCCAGTCCTTTAAAGGACAGATGCTAGTCATGCATTGTGActccttaataaaataaaaactacatcagacacaaaaaaaataaaaaataaataaaaaataggaaagCATACACAAATACAAAGAAATCAGCATTGATCCTGCATAAGTTTACCCAATTTGGTCACAATGTAATACCTTCCGACAATATAAAGTTAAAGATGAAAAAGTTGTTAATTGaacatttgaagaaaaactTTTAAGTGGTATAATGTAGGAAAACTCATTACTTGTCTGTGCAAAAGATGGGAAAATACCTCTCATAACAAGAAGGGCAGTAGAAACAGCAAGACCAACGCCTATAGCCGGATTCTCCCTTGCTACCATCACTCCATCTACAAAAGGATTAAGATCATAAATTGGGCATGCTTCTACATACATAAAAGATCACCCACAGCACAGCCCAGGAAAAACTTTGCTTTTTCAATTGCAAACAAATTAGAGATATCCTCCAAATGCTAGAGTCCTTCACAAGTAGGGTGAAAACCATGCAATCTCTCCGTGTATCAGTGTCAAAAAACCATTGAATAAACAACTATAGTTTGAACACCAAATAGAggtcacaaatatatatataaccccATGAAAGCAATTTTCTCCAACCAAATTTTAATAAATGCATACATTATACATGGCCACAAAAGTTCAACCATACATTAAAAGGTGCTTCAACGTTGAAGAACAAATCCACTACTCATAAGTTTAAAACTATGTAAATTCTAATCACCTTTAACTTTATTGAAGAAAGCATCTTCATAAGTTCTATATTGTGACACTGCTCCTGGTAAAAAGTTCTGCAAAGAATCAAACATAATATACATGAGCTTTGGAGCCGATCATATTTTTTTGAGATAGAAAAGGGATAACACATGGTCAGGAATTTCCAGTATATTAAACAAGACAAAACAGAACAtggaaagaataaaaataagagAGCGTAAAAAGAAGCTATGACACTAGAAGAACAGAGATTTTCTACAAACGAGTAGGAAAGTAAATGCAAGAACCTCACCAATCAGTTAATAAAAGGAAATGCAAAATAGCACTTTACATTTATTTACAATATTCAAAGATATCATGAAAATAACTTTGCTTCAATCTTTTTGATGGTTTGACTTTGCTTactattttcttatatatcAATAACTGTTAGCATTGGCCTTCTATGATATAAAAGAGAAACAATCCCAAACAAATCAAGCTTCATAACTATAGACAGATTTAGCAGGTTGAACCAGGTGACAgcatctcaaaaaaaaaaaatgaaactgaaaACCAATATGACAAATTTGATCTAGTATATCTTAGGCTCCTGGATTGAATCTGGTCAAATATGTTTGGATAACAAAAGTGAAAGTCatgcataaaattataatttcaattCTAACTTGCTCTCAATTATAATTAATTCAAATCGTAAAAtttaatgtataaaaatatacaaCGCATCAAGAAATATAGTTCTAATTTTATTGCTTTGGCAGTGGTGGCAGGCTAGGCTACTCTAGCGGTTCCGACaatacccaaaccttctcaagGTTATATTCGGTCCCATTAGATCGCGCCCcctattttttgtcattttgccTGCAGAACAATTGTGTATAGGTTTTTGGAGTCAAACGTCCCTAAAACAAGGGTCATTCTGTAGTATACGGAGTGGGTTTCCAGTTCCATCCTAACTGCATTAGCCCTTCAGTCATTCTTTTGTGTTTCTCCACCATTATGGCTTTTGGTTCCCCTCTTCATACCATCGTATTTGCTTCTTCTTTTCTGCTCCTTGATCCAAACTGTGGATTTGTTGCTTTTGTTGCCCCAAACCTGGGTTGCCTTTGCCTCTCCAGTTCCAGGATTTCTAGCTCGCAGGGCTCTTCATCCTTTTTTATAGATGATTATGGGCTCTTGGCTTCTGATTCCTTATTCTCATCTTGAAATGCAATGCTTCTCATTCCAATTCACTTTCTGTTTCCTCGTCCCAAACAGGCACCGGAAGGTGTGTGTCATATTCACACAGGAATTGCTTCCAGAGTCCACACAACATCGCATTCCGGTTTGCCCCATTTCTAGCATAACCACAAATTGATAGCACCATTTCTTAAAGCCTTCACAGCCATGGAACTTGATATATTATCTTCCTGAAGTATTCCAATGGCCACACAAGATACTACTCCACATTTGGTAAGCTGTCCAATAAGCATCCTCTCCATCAAAGCATCAAACATTGGAGGAATCATCTTCAAGATCCAATGCCCACAACGTCAATATTGTAACTTCGATGAAAGTTTATAGATGCAAAGTAAATCTTTCCAAGAAATGGAGATAAACTCGCCAATTACAAAGATCATAATATTGTAGAACTTCGGGAATCTGTTCCTCCCCACCCAAAGGCCCCAAAACACTTGGTTGAACAAAtcttccccccccccccccccccccccctatcTTTCCTCTAATTACTTTATATCCTATTTTTCCCTCTCTCGTCTCTTACtaacaacctttttttttttttaacagcaaatattaatatgttaattgttatgttggTATATTTTCTCCTCGCCAAGACCTTAACTCTTCAACTGCTTTAATCCCTTAGCTCTAGTTGAGCTATCCAGCCCCCCATATTACTAACTGCCTATAATTAACTAGCAATCGGGGTCCCCTAACATAATGCTAGTGATGGTATTGGGAGTGGCAAAGATGGTAATAATAGTGATGATCAGTGAAGATATCCTTCTTAAACTATGGCAATGTCCCAATCATCTTTCAATTGAAACCAGTGAGAATTGACATTAATATTTCTtaccaaattaaaatgaaatagaaaaaaatagagcTATCTGATATTATCTATGGCGAAACGAATATGAAGAATCAGGGAAAAGGAGAGGAAACCTGAAAGGTGCGAAAATGGGTGGTAGAGTTGTGCTGCACAGTACGAGCAGATTCAATTGCGGAACGCTGAAAATTCTCTGCCATCGACGCAAGTGATGCGGAGGGAGGTGGAGGGGAGGATGAAGTGTCTTCTCCGTTAATAGAGGGCAGCGAATACATCTCTGCCATTGACACCGGTGATGCCGGTTCCGGTGCCGGCGAGGAGGATGATTCTTCTCCGATAGAAGATGGCGACGAATCTGTCTCTGCCATTTTGATACACTGCTCTCGGTGGCTGTTTCGTTCAGGCTATAAGTCTTAACAATTACTAGCTGCtcccaaacaaataaaaatacattagtAAGGTTAATGTTAAGactaattagattttattttatttttataggtgaatttagattttgtttttgttaatgactaaattatttctaattttttattttaaggtatATCTCTACCAAAAATTGTAAATGATCAAAATGGTTatcactataaaaaaaataaaagaaaaattaaatttgatccCAAACAATTTTTAGTTTCACTATAATTTTATGCGgaagataaaagataaattGGCGAACAAATACACCTTCAAGAGAACATCTTTATGCCGTATGCCCATATGAGATCGAACACAGGAGCAAAATGATGAGGAACCGTAGTAGTAAGCAGACGATAAGCGTCGTGCAAAGTATAACAATCGTTTAATTCTGAAATTCAAAGACAATGATCCTGAATATCAACAAGTCACGGTAAGAAGTGAAGTCATACACTCCCCTACCAGCTCCTCCTCAAACGCCAACAACTTCGTCGCCATTTGTAAGCCTCACATCCTTCACCCTAACCTAAATCAAACATATCTTTAATTGTTGCCCACTGACTTGCAACCAAATCAAACAGTCTACGGAACCTATCACATAACctatttgtctaaaaaaaaatattatcctcGTTACCAACCCCCCCACCCCCCTCTAAAAATCAACTATATTGCTTATTCTTACCAACTCCTCCCACCAAACCGACCCCTCCCTTCCACCCTCCTTCAAACAACCCCCCTCGACTTCATATCTCGCCAACAACACCCTAAATCACAAATCAACTCTTCTTTGATGGAGATACTAAATGTCTATTTTTTAACCTGACATACCAAATTTATGATTAACAATTATAGACAATATAAAGTACTAACAGTTTATGTGAAATTGTGAAttccttttgaaaaaaacaatgtatgtcaattaaattttttagacAACGGgtttaaaagtattaaaattgaTAGATCCATAGGAGGTATAATGTTGACATGGTGAGTATAGTGATAACTTAAGTAATAAAGCGATAAGAAAGTTGCGTGTTCTTCTcaaaatatagaaaaagaaCGTTTTGTGCTTTAGCCAGATTCACATTATAATATCGATATATACATAAACATATTAAcattaatcattaaaaaaattccttaaaaaacattaatcattaaaaataaagttgtaTCCGCAATATCTTTTTTCACAAGTTCCATCCGTGAAAGGCTATCGAAATGTGTCgaataataaattatacatatCTCTTTTAATTGAGATTTAAAAATTTGTTAGCCATGTTATGAAAATCCAACTTCTAGACTCAACCTCATTGgtttacttttgaaatttaattgaatatgaagtTATAAACACCTGTTTTTTTTCTCAAGTATAAGCAcctcatttttatttgttagaaaggaaaaaaaaaacctagtttATATCCCCATCATAGATATTAGTAGTCTCTTTTTGTATGTAAAATGTTGGTTACATGATTACATCACCAATAAACACTactttattgttgtttttttagaagagtagtgatatttgaacatcaatttgaaataacttttgtgataatctttgttttttttcttctctttttattggtcaaaaacaatggagagagaaaaagaaagagagaataagagtataatgtaaATATGTATgagaaagttgttaaaaagttatcacaaatggttgtacaaatattttttattttttatttttgaaacattTGTCGTGATCAGATTCTTTTTTCATGGTAGTCGACACTAGTCGTGATTAGATTCTCTACTAGAGTAATAAAGTACTATTTTTCGAAGTGTTTGGTGGTATTGCTGACTGattttccaaataaaattaatacttaGTACTATTCTTGATGATATTATGGAGAACTTTGGTTGGACAACTTCCTTTAAATTAGAGTGACTTG harbors:
- the LOC11446316 gene encoding RGS1-HXK1-interacting protein 1, translating into MAETDSSPSSIGEESSSSPAPEPASPVSMAEMYSLPSINGEDTSSSPPPPSASLASMAENFQRSAIESARTVQHNSTTHFRTFQNFLPGAVSQYRTYEDAFFNKVKDGVMVARENPAIGVGLAVSTALLVMRGPRRFLFRHTLGRFQSEEARYASAEKNVKDLNLSVDLLKKESIKLLQRTALAEKEMKYGHSELMNTGAQLQRLAKSSYKAEARATDLIDRLRDIPSREALTLRAEVASLASSLKRQRSVLDKRIMKISELGISV